The DNA sequence CGGTGGTGTTCGCCATCAACCAGCTCGCCAACGGCGCCCTGAAGCTGCTGCGGGTGGAGCCCAAGGACGAGGTGGCGGCGGTCTTCTCGGACGACCAGCTGGCCCGCATGGTGGCGGACGCCAGGGCGGCCGGACTGCTGGACGAGCGGTCGACGGCACGGCTGCGGGACGCCCTGGAGCTGGGCAAACGCCCGGTGGCCGACGTCGTGCTGCCGGTCGAACGGGTGGTCGCGGCCCGTTTCGGGGTCACCCCCGAGCAGCTGGAGGCGCTGTCCGCCCGGTCGGGTTACTCCCGCTTCCCGGTGATCGACGACCACGGCCGGATCCTGGGCTACCTGCACGTCAAGGACGCCCTGGACGCGACGCCCCGCGACGTCCCGTTCCCGCTGCGCCGGATACGCACCATCGCCCAGGTGCGGGCCGACACCCCGCTGGACGACGTCATCACCGCGATGAGCGGCACCGGCGCCCACCTCGCGGCGGTGCTCGGCACCGACGACCGGCTGGCCGGGATGGTCACGCTGGAGGACGTGCTCCGGCAGCTGGTGGGGCGGAAGGTGTGAGCCGGGTGTGAGCGAGGTGTGAGACAGGAGGGACCGAAGGGGCGCGGCGAGCGACGGGAGTAGGATCGCCGCGCCATGCCGATGAATGCCACGCACCCCGAGAACCCCGAGCACACCGGGCCGGCCCAGCCCGCCGACGCCCCCGTGTTCACCAGCTTCGTCGCGGTCGGCGACTCCTTCACCGAGGGCATGTCCGACCTGCTGCCGGACGGCTCCTACCGCGGCTGGGCCGACCTGCTGGCCACCCGCCTCGCCGCCCGGACCCCCGGCTTCCGGTACGCGAACCTCGCGGTGCGCGGCAAGCTCATCGGGCAGATCGCCGACGAGCAGGCGGCGCCCGCCGCGGCGCTGGGCGCCGACCTGGTGACGCTGGTCGGCGGACTCAACGACGTGCTGCGGCCCAAGTGCGACGTCGACCTGGTCTGCGCCCGGCTGGCCGAGACCGTGGAGCGGCTGGCGCCGGGCTGCCGGCAGCTGGTGCTGATGCGCAGCCCGGGCCGCCGCGGCCCGGTCCTGGAACGGTTCCGCCCCCGGATGGAGCGGCTGTTCGGCTTCATCGACGAGCTGGCCGAGCGGCACGGCGCCCTGGTCGTCGACCTGTTCGGCGCCGAGGTGCTGGGCGACTCCCGGCTGTGGGCCGAGGACCGGCTGCACCTGAACGCCGAGGGGCACCGACGAGTCGCCGAGGCGGTCTGGCAGGCGCTCGGCCTGCCGCCCGAGTCGGACTGGCGGAAGCCCCTGCCGCCGGCGGTCCGCCCCGGCTGGGCCACCCGGCGGAGCTCCGACCTCCGCTTCGCCCGTGAGCACCTGGGCCCGTGGATAGGCCGCCGGCTCACCGGGCGCTCCTCGGGCGACGGGCGGGCGGGCGCGCACTTCAGCACCGCGCTCGGCGAGGCGTACTTCGTGACGCCCGCGGCCGAGCCGCCGGGTTGCGTCACCGGCTGGCGGCGCTGGACCGACGGAACCGTTGCTTCCGGCCCGTCCTCGTAGGAACGCACGATCCGGGCCGCCGCACGGCTCTGCGCGTTCCGCCAGTAGACTTACGTCACGTGACTGCTCCTGTGTCTTCGAAGCCCCGCATCCCCAACGTGCTCGCCGGCCGCTACGCCTCCGCCGAGCTCGCCGTCCTGTGGTCCCCCGAGTACAAGGTGACCCTGGAGCGCCGGCTGTGGCTCGCCGTGCTCCGCGCCCAGAAGGACCTGGGGATCGAGGTGCCGGACGCCGCGCTCGCCGACTACGAGCGGGGGCTGGAGCAGGTCGACCTCGCGTCGATCGCCGAGCGCGAGAAGGTCACCCGGCACGACGTCAAGGCCCGCATCGAGGAGTTCAACGCCCTCGCCGGCCACGAGCACGTCCACAAGGGCATGACCTCGCGCGACCTCACCGAGAACGTCGAGCAGCTGCAGATCCGGCTCTCGCTGGAGCTGGTCCGCGACCGCACGGTCGCCGTCCTGGCCCGGCTGGCGAAGCTGGCCGCCGACCACGCCGAGCTGGTCATGGCGGGCCGCTCGCACAACGTCGCCGCCCAGGCCACCACCCTCGGCAAGCGCTTCGCGACCGCCGCCGACGAGCTGCTCGTCGCGTACGGCCGGGTCGAGGACCTGCTGGCCCGCTACCCGCTGCGCGGGATCAAGGGCCCGGTCGGCACCGCCCAGGACATGCTGGACCTGCTCGGCGGCGACGCCGCCAAGCTGGCCGAGCTGGAGGGGCGGATCGCCGCGCACCTCGGCTTCGGCACCGCCTTCACCTCCGTCGGCCAGGTCTACCCGCGGTCGCTGGACTACGACGTGGTCACCGCGCTGGTGCAGCTCGCCGCCGCGCCGTCCTCGCTCGCCAAGACGATCCGGCTGATGGCCGGGCACGAGCTGGTCACCGAGGGCTTCAAGCCCGGCCAGGTCGGCTCGTCCGCCATGCCGCACAAGATGAACACCCGCTCCTGCGAGCGCGTCAACGGCCTGATGGTCATCCTGCGCGGCTACGCCTCGATGACCGGCGAGCTGGCGGGCGACCAGTGGAACGAGGGCGACGTCTCCTGCTCGGTCGTGCGCCGCGTCGCGCTGCCGGACGCGTTCTTCGCGCTCGACGGCCTGCTGGAGACCTTCCTCACCGTCCTCGACGAGTTCGGCGCGTTCCCGGCCGTCGTCGCCCGCGAACTGGACCGCTACCTGCCGTTCCTGGCCACCACCAAGGTGCTGATGGGCGCGGTCCGCGCCGGTGTCGGCCGCGAGGTCGCGCACGAGGCCATCAAGGAGCACGCCGTCGCCTCCGCGCTGGCCATGCGCGAGCAGGGCGCCGAGCGCAACGAGCTGCTGGACAAGCTGGCGGCCGACGAGCGGATCCCGCTGGACCGGGCCGCGCTCGACGAGCTCATGGCGGACAAGCTCTCCTTCTCCGGCGCCGCCGCCGACCAGGTCGCCTCCGTGGCCGCCCGCGTCGAGGAGATCGTCAAGGCCCGCCCGGAGGCCGCGGCGTACGCGCCGGGTGCCATCCTGTGACGCATGGCCCGACCGACTCCTGAGGAACTCGAAGCCGCCCGCGACCTCCTCGTCCCCGACGTGGTCGCGGCCGGCCTCAACGTGCTGTTCTGCGGCATCAACCCCGGGCTGATGTCCGCCGCCACCGGCCACCACTTCGCCCGCCCCGGCAACCGGTTCTGGCCGGTGCTGTACGCCTCCGGCTTCACCCCGCGCCGCCTCCACCCGTCCGAGCAGCACCTGCTGCCGCAGTACGGGCTGGGCATCACCAACGTGGTGGCGCGGGCCACGGCGCGGGCGGACGAGCTGGGCGACGAGGAGTTCCGCGAGGGCGGCCGGCTGCTCGTGGAGAAGGTCGAGCGGCTGCGGCCGCGCTGGCTGGCGGTCGCCGGGGTGACGGCCTACCGGACGGCCTTCGGCGACAAGAAGGCCCGGATAGGCCCGCAGGAGCGCACCATAGGCGCCACCCGGGTCTGGGCACTGCCCAACCCCAGCGGCCTCAACGCCCACTGGTCGCTCGCGACGATGGCGGAGGAGTTCGGACGGCTGCGGGAGGCGGCCTTCGCGGAGAACCCCTGACCGGGAGCACCGGAAGCACCGGATTCAGGCGTGCCCGAGGACCCGCGCACCGAGGCCGTCGGGATCCGTACCCGTATAGAAGTCCCAGACGGCGTTCTCCCACTCGGCCAGGGTCAGCCTCCCGTCGCCGTCCACGTCCAGCGCGGTGAACGCGGCGAGCGCCCGGTCCTCGGGAATGCCCAGCGCCTGCTGGGCGGCGGCGAACTCCCCGGCGTCGACGACGCCGTCACCGTCCTGGTCGGCGACGGCCAGGTGCGCGCGGACCGTCGGCTTCACCATCGACCGCAGCGTCCCGTCCTCCCGCGCGGCCTCCAGCGCGGCGACGAACGCCGGCAGGTCCACGCGCCGGGCGCCGCCGTCGGGGGTGTGCGAGACGACGCCCTTCCAGTAGACGTCGGCCGCGTCCTCGGCCGCCCGGGTCAGCGGGTCGTGCGCCGGCACGCCGAGCGCGTCGGCCAGCTGCCGGGCCCGGCCCCGGACGTCGTCCTGGCTGACGAACCCGTCACCGTCCACGTCGAGCTGGCGGAACCGGTGTTCGTACTTCTCTCGCAGCACATCGCTCACGCGCTTGGCCTCCTGTGCCGGTCGCTGGTCCTGGGTGCCTCAACTGTGCGGGCGCGGTCCGGGGCGGCCGGGCGCACGCCACCGTGAACCGCCGTCAAAGCTGCCCGGGTGGAGCACGGCCGGGCGCACCGGCCCTCGCCGCCCCCGCGCCCACCGGCTACGATCCGGTGGCGGCAAAGAGGACGCAAAAGGCGCGGACGCGCGAGAGTTCGAGGGCAGGGAGGCGGCGACGTTGGGGCGGCTCACCGGTGGGGACCCGTCCCTGCTGCGGCGGATCAATTCGGCCGTGGTCCTGCACGCGCTCCGGGCCGCCGCGCCGTCCTCGCCCCCCACCCTCACCGACCTGGTCAAGGCCACCGGGCTGTCCCGGCCCACCGTCGAGGGCGTGGTCGAGGGGCTGATCGACTCCGGCCTGGTCGCCGAGGCGTCCGCCGAGGAGGGCGCGGCACGCCGCCAGGGGCGGCCCGCCCGGCGGTACCGCTTCCGGGCGGAGGCCGGACATCTGCTCGGCGTCGAGATCGGACCGCACCGGGTGGCGGCCCTGCTGTCCGACCTGAGCGGCCGGGTCACCGGCTCCGCGGCGGCCGAGGTGACGGAGACCGCGTCGGCGGACGAACGGCTCGAACGGGTCCGGGCGACCGTCGCCGACCTGCTGCGGCGCGCGGACGTGCCGCGCGGCGCCCTCCGGGCGGTGGGCGTGGCCAGCCCGGGCATCGTGGAGGCCGACGGGACGGTCCGGCTGGGCACGGCACTGCCGGAGTGGACGGGACTGCCGCTCGGCGAACGGCTGCGGCGGTCGTTCCGCTGCCCGGTCCTCGTCGAGAACGACGCCAACGCCGCGGCCGTCGCCGAGCACTGGAAGGGCGCGGCACGCGAGGTCGACGACGTCGTCTTCGTCCTGGCGGGCCTGAGCCCCGGCGCCGGCTCGCTGATCGGCGGACGGCTGCACCGCGGATTCGGGGGCGCGGCCGGCGAGATCGGCGCCCTGCACCTGCTGGGCCGCGAGGCAACACCGGAAGAGGTCCTGTCACCGACCGACGAGCCGCTCCACCCGCTGGACGAGGCCCAGGTCGTCCGGGTGTTCGCCCTTGCGCGAGAAGGCGACGAACGGGCGCGGGCCGCCGTCGACCGCTACCTGCGCCGCCTGGTCCACGACGTGGCCGCGCTGGTCCTGGCCCTCGACCCCGAGCTGGTCGTGGTCGGCGGCTGGGCCGCCGGCATCGGCGGCATCCTCGATCCGCTCCGCACAGAGCTGGCGCGCTACTGCCTGCG is a window from the Streptomyces mobaraensis genome containing:
- a CDS encoding hemolysin family protein → MTAVQLLIGLATLVANAFFVGAEFALISVRRSQVEPYADQGDRRARRVLWGLEHISALMAAAQLGITLCTLVLGVVAEPAIATLLEPVLHAAGLPPGGIHAVSFAIALAVSTYLHMLFGEMVPKNIALAEPVRTALFLGPPLVALSRGLRPVVFAINQLANGALKLLRVEPKDEVAAVFSDDQLARMVADARAAGLLDERSTARLRDALELGKRPVADVVLPVERVVAARFGVTPEQLEALSARSGYSRFPVIDDHGRILGYLHVKDALDATPRDVPFPLRRIRTIAQVRADTPLDDVITAMSGTGAHLAAVLGTDDRLAGMVTLEDVLRQLVGRKV
- a CDS encoding SGNH/GDSL hydrolase family protein is translated as MPMNATHPENPEHTGPAQPADAPVFTSFVAVGDSFTEGMSDLLPDGSYRGWADLLATRLAARTPGFRYANLAVRGKLIGQIADEQAAPAAALGADLVTLVGGLNDVLRPKCDVDLVCARLAETVERLAPGCRQLVLMRSPGRRGPVLERFRPRMERLFGFIDELAERHGALVVDLFGAEVLGDSRLWAEDRLHLNAEGHRRVAEAVWQALGLPPESDWRKPLPPAVRPGWATRRSSDLRFAREHLGPWIGRRLTGRSSGDGRAGAHFSTALGEAYFVTPAAEPPGCVTGWRRWTDGTVASGPSS
- the purB gene encoding adenylosuccinate lyase, whose translation is MSSKPRIPNVLAGRYASAELAVLWSPEYKVTLERRLWLAVLRAQKDLGIEVPDAALADYERGLEQVDLASIAEREKVTRHDVKARIEEFNALAGHEHVHKGMTSRDLTENVEQLQIRLSLELVRDRTVAVLARLAKLAADHAELVMAGRSHNVAAQATTLGKRFATAADELLVAYGRVEDLLARYPLRGIKGPVGTAQDMLDLLGGDAAKLAELEGRIAAHLGFGTAFTSVGQVYPRSLDYDVVTALVQLAAAPSSLAKTIRLMAGHELVTEGFKPGQVGSSAMPHKMNTRSCERVNGLMVILRGYASMTGELAGDQWNEGDVSCSVVRRVALPDAFFALDGLLETFLTVLDEFGAFPAVVARELDRYLPFLATTKVLMGAVRAGVGREVAHEAIKEHAVASALAMREQGAERNELLDKLAADERIPLDRAALDELMADKLSFSGAAADQVASVAARVEEIVKARPEAAAYAPGAIL
- the mug gene encoding G/U mismatch-specific DNA glycosylase, with protein sequence MARPTPEELEAARDLLVPDVVAAGLNVLFCGINPGLMSAATGHHFARPGNRFWPVLYASGFTPRRLHPSEQHLLPQYGLGITNVVARATARADELGDEEFREGGRLLVEKVERLRPRWLAVAGVTAYRTAFGDKKARIGPQERTIGATRVWALPNPSGLNAHWSLATMAEEFGRLREAAFAENP
- a CDS encoding EF-hand domain-containing protein is translated as MSDVLREKYEHRFRQLDVDGDGFVSQDDVRGRARQLADALGVPAHDPLTRAAEDAADVYWKGVVSHTPDGGARRVDLPAFVAALEAAREDGTLRSMVKPTVRAHLAVADQDGDGVVDAGEFAAAQQALGIPEDRALAAFTALDVDGDGRLTLAEWENAVWDFYTGTDPDGLGARVLGHA
- a CDS encoding ROK family protein, which produces MGRLTGGDPSLLRRINSAVVLHALRAAAPSSPPTLTDLVKATGLSRPTVEGVVEGLIDSGLVAEASAEEGAARRQGRPARRYRFRAEAGHLLGVEIGPHRVAALLSDLSGRVTGSAAAEVTETASADERLERVRATVADLLRRADVPRGALRAVGVASPGIVEADGTVRLGTALPEWTGLPLGERLRRSFRCPVLVENDANAAAVAEHWKGAAREVDDVVFVLAGLSPGAGSLIGGRLHRGFGGAAGEIGALHLLGREATPEEVLSPTDEPLHPLDEAQVVRVFALAREGDERARAAVDRYLRRLVHDVAALVLALDPELVVVGGWAAGIGGILDPLRTELARYCLRPPRVALSLLGDSAVATGALRLALDHVEGELFAVERPVTTG